The Sorangiineae bacterium MSr11367 genome window below encodes:
- a CDS encoding GNAT family N-acetyltransferase, which translates to MVSPDAVSATPDHGILYQRIDHANAGDRAGVLPILREYFASIGEPGTADERYTRLYLDNPAQQACTFVATDGATGEVVGITSLFPRPVWVRGQTFLGAIGGDGYVTPRYRRRGIITKLHREALRAMNDRHEAVSFMFGPPEPNNLKALLQAGASQVGHVQRFVRPFTARGFGGARATAFATLGQPLAWALGPRKSTLRLIELGEHPDARVDRVWQATIDALAGRDQVVPVRDAVFYAWRFGRGEQRGYVVLDGDTPVATVALERNGQQAAIVDVTAPPRWMTRAYRAVLDACRGVDSVHVELHVPCTRLQMMLYRLAFLPRARKPFQVQTDRNHPAYDTLVRPDAWRYMWGDGDVFHVL; encoded by the coding sequence ATGGTGAGCCCCGACGCGGTCTCTGCGACACCCGATCACGGCATCCTCTATCAGCGCATCGACCACGCGAACGCGGGCGATCGCGCGGGGGTGCTTCCCATTTTGCGCGAGTACTTCGCGTCCATTGGCGAACCTGGAACGGCGGACGAGCGCTACACGCGGCTGTACTTGGACAACCCGGCGCAGCAGGCGTGCACGTTCGTGGCAACCGATGGTGCCACGGGCGAGGTCGTCGGAATCACCTCGCTGTTTCCGCGCCCCGTCTGGGTGAGGGGCCAGACATTTCTCGGCGCCATCGGCGGCGATGGCTACGTGACACCGCGCTACCGAAGGCGCGGAATCATCACGAAGCTGCATCGCGAAGCACTGCGCGCCATGAACGATCGCCACGAGGCGGTGAGCTTCATGTTCGGCCCCCCCGAACCGAACAACTTGAAGGCGCTTTTGCAGGCCGGAGCCTCGCAGGTGGGGCACGTGCAACGATTCGTGCGCCCGTTCACGGCACGAGGCTTTGGCGGCGCGCGCGCCACGGCCTTCGCCACGCTGGGCCAGCCACTCGCGTGGGCGCTCGGACCGCGCAAGTCCACCCTGCGGCTGATCGAACTCGGAGAGCACCCCGATGCGCGCGTCGATCGCGTTTGGCAGGCGACGATCGATGCGCTCGCGGGGCGTGACCAGGTTGTCCCGGTGCGCGATGCCGTGTTCTACGCGTGGCGATTCGGGCGCGGCGAGCAGCGTGGCTACGTCGTGCTCGATGGGGATACGCCCGTTGCAACCGTGGCGCTGGAGCGCAACGGGCAGCAGGCGGCGATCGTGGACGTGACGGCGCCGCCGCGGTGGATGACGCGGGCATACCGCGCCGTCCTCGACGCATGCCGCGGCGTCGACTCGGTTCATGTGGAGCTACACGTGCCTTGTACGCGGCTTCAGATGATGCTCTACCGGCTTGCGTTTCTGCCTCGCGCACGGAAACCGTTTCAGGTGCAGACGGATCGGAATCATCCGGCGTATGACACCTTGGTCCGGCCCGACGCATGGCGATACATGTGGGGTGACGGCGACGTCTTTCATGTGCTCTGA
- a CDS encoding Hsp70 family protein, translated as MFVDRPVGIDLGTTNSEIALCHPSERRIYLYADRFGRKTMPSAVAWDAKNASLLVGHAARARRTKGGAIVESIKRKMGQTTRTEVGPHALLPEEISAAILKELRTRFAEYLAAEAAGGSDVDMRVARATVTVPAYFDAPQVEATRRAAEQSGLEVLSILQEPTAAAIHATWKHRLGDGNFLVYDLGGGTFDVSIVRCLGGEYQVLAIDGDNYLGGDDLDRRFAERLRLDLVKRGYTLELDVRQNADDALRWSKLVHLAQEIKESLSTRDVVHVSKQDIFEDQGGESVGYDAEIGRAEYESVVGGLIDTTLDCCERALQKSRQLASVGIDGIDHVLLVGGSTRVPLVVRKVTELLAEKSKNAKPLQDEVDTCVALGAAIHAAQLGGLRIGDAAKKSRVSFLTPLAGEGKQLRLGVRVEEAPEGARTLAVRANEQPLAATAFAPGENVRLDVPLGENEENPATLALVDAKGATLAELSFALYRVRAGEARPRASALSRPSVVAKDIALEVVRAGRRERRVLLSHGTGLPAKVSREFFTVDQSGRVVLRLLQERLPIKTLVIEVPPETKVGSRVELELSCDESMRMEARAEVAGQELWALVEAPSAVRYEKVEAILALLDEAEEAGRTLWGAFGQAYHRECEKLCASIRELLAIDPDKCDAHCQKLRLLIDEFRGGEHEAMTPPMHRFEQVLDTLRRIVYRATGPLVGMDRTAWEERLTRIAEEAQRAYEASDGPAWRRLFNELQALVETAYQEELSTVRHDDPTYVARRFASVFAWASRLELDLEDFQPSATEEVRGVQLAEKERLVAWLREKCSRPLAAASGGERDVAETRRTLEQVASELERIQAALERIPSIGLVTDRGSR; from the coding sequence ATGTTCGTCGACCGTCCCGTTGGAATCGATCTTGGCACCACCAATTCGGAGATTGCGCTTTGCCATCCTTCGGAGCGGCGCATCTATCTCTATGCGGATCGCTTTGGGCGAAAGACCATGCCCTCGGCGGTCGCGTGGGACGCGAAGAATGCATCGCTGCTGGTGGGGCACGCCGCGCGGGCGCGCCGGACGAAGGGAGGCGCCATCGTCGAATCCATCAAGCGCAAGATGGGGCAGACCACGCGCACCGAGGTGGGCCCGCACGCGCTGCTGCCCGAGGAAATCTCGGCGGCCATCCTCAAGGAGCTGCGTACGCGCTTCGCCGAGTACCTCGCCGCGGAGGCCGCAGGAGGCAGCGACGTCGACATGCGGGTGGCACGCGCCACCGTCACCGTGCCCGCATACTTCGACGCGCCGCAAGTCGAAGCCACGCGCCGTGCGGCCGAACAGAGCGGGCTCGAAGTGCTGAGCATCCTGCAAGAGCCCACGGCCGCGGCCATCCACGCAACGTGGAAACATCGCCTCGGCGATGGCAACTTCCTCGTGTACGACCTGGGCGGAGGCACCTTCGACGTCTCCATCGTGCGCTGCCTGGGCGGTGAGTACCAGGTGCTGGCCATCGACGGCGACAACTACCTCGGCGGAGACGATCTCGACCGCCGCTTCGCCGAGCGCCTTCGTCTCGACCTGGTGAAGCGCGGTTACACCCTCGAGCTCGACGTTCGCCAAAACGCCGACGACGCGCTTCGTTGGTCCAAGCTCGTGCACCTCGCGCAAGAGATCAAAGAGTCGCTCTCCACCCGCGACGTCGTGCACGTATCCAAACAGGACATCTTCGAGGATCAAGGCGGAGAAAGCGTTGGGTACGACGCCGAGATCGGCCGCGCGGAGTACGAGAGCGTCGTGGGCGGCCTGATCGACACGACCCTCGACTGCTGCGAACGCGCGTTGCAAAAGAGCCGGCAACTCGCCAGCGTCGGCATCGACGGCATCGACCATGTGCTGCTCGTCGGCGGGTCGACCCGCGTGCCGCTGGTGGTGCGCAAGGTGACCGAGTTGCTCGCGGAGAAGAGCAAGAACGCGAAGCCCCTGCAGGACGAAGTCGATACGTGCGTGGCCCTCGGTGCAGCCATCCATGCTGCGCAACTCGGCGGCTTGCGCATCGGCGATGCTGCGAAGAAGTCGCGCGTGTCCTTTTTGACACCGCTCGCCGGCGAGGGAAAGCAACTGCGCCTCGGCGTCCGCGTCGAAGAGGCGCCGGAGGGCGCGCGAACCTTGGCCGTGCGCGCGAACGAGCAACCGCTCGCCGCAACGGCCTTCGCGCCCGGTGAGAACGTGCGGCTCGACGTGCCGCTCGGTGAAAACGAGGAAAACCCGGCCACCCTCGCGCTGGTCGACGCGAAGGGCGCGACGCTCGCCGAGCTGTCCTTTGCGCTCTACCGCGTCCGCGCGGGCGAAGCGCGGCCCCGGGCCAGCGCGCTCAGTCGCCCCAGCGTCGTGGCCAAAGACATCGCCCTCGAGGTCGTGCGGGCGGGTCGCCGTGAACGCCGGGTGCTGCTCTCGCACGGCACCGGGCTCCCCGCCAAAGTGTCGCGCGAATTCTTCACCGTGGACCAGAGCGGCCGGGTCGTCTTGCGCTTGCTCCAGGAGCGGCTCCCCATCAAGACCCTGGTCATCGAGGTGCCACCCGAGACGAAGGTCGGCTCGCGCGTCGAGCTGGAGCTCTCGTGCGATGAATCGATGCGCATGGAGGCGCGTGCGGAGGTCGCAGGCCAGGAACTGTGGGCCCTCGTGGAGGCACCTTCGGCGGTGCGCTACGAGAAGGTGGAGGCCATCCTCGCCCTGCTCGATGAAGCGGAGGAGGCTGGCCGCACGCTCTGGGGTGCCTTCGGGCAAGCGTACCACCGCGAGTGCGAGAAGCTTTGCGCATCCATCCGCGAGCTTTTGGCCATCGATCCCGACAAGTGCGATGCCCACTGCCAGAAGCTGCGGCTCCTCATCGACGAGTTCCGCGGCGGCGAGCACGAGGCGATGACCCCGCCCATGCACCGCTTCGAGCAGGTGCTCGATACGTTGCGGCGCATCGTCTACCGCGCCACGGGACCGCTGGTCGGCATGGATCGCACGGCGTGGGAGGAGCGCCTCACGCGCATCGCCGAAGAGGCGCAGCGCGCGTACGAAGCCTCCGACGGCCCGGCCTGGCGCCGCCTTTTCAACGAGTTGCAGGCGCTGGTGGAGACGGCCTACCAGGAGGAACTCTCCACGGTGCGGCACGATGATCCGACCTACGTCGCGCGGCGATTTGCCAGCGTCTTCGCGTGGGCCTCGCGCCTCGAGCTGGACCTGGAGGACTTTCAGCCGTCCGCCACCGAAGAAGTGCGCGGCGTGCAGCTCGCGGAAAAGGAGAGGCTCGTCGCGTGGCTTCGCGAAAAGTGCTCGCGGCCGCTGGCCGCCGCCTCGGGCGGAGAGCGCGACGTGGCGGAGACGCGGCGCACCCTCGAGCAAGTGGCCTCCGAGCTGGAGCGCATTCAGGCCGCGCTCGAGCGCATTCCGTCCATCGGCCTGGTGACGGATCGCGGGAGCCGTTGA
- a CDS encoding serine/threonine protein kinase, translating into MVSRPPRLPSLESDEVSRDERGLINKVLAGKYLVRSIIGSGGVGTVYEAIDRALRRTVAIKVPHKTATDVILQRFLREGRAGAAIAHPNVCALFDVGPLEDGTPFLVMERLFGDTLADRLEKQPKLDLPSVITIMTQVLSGLHAAHAQGIVHRDMKPENIFVCRPVGGEALVKVLDFGASKLDGFLLSEDEGLDALTATGYAVGTPYYMAPEQARGEMDPDGRLDIFACGTIIYEALTGVRPFEGNHFSEIFKAIAAASPKPIRSLDPSLPEALTKVLARAMAPQRESRYPTAGAFSRALESLKHATADSKPQPEEPTSERLAYLRQRFHELAVLYRKGSAGTGAPAGLGGQAASGVRASTAPGDGSAEIPVFFDEEAPSSPSYIPPAAYQSGGVASVHEETSRSRILTERDPIGPPRDP; encoded by the coding sequence GTGGTTAGTAGACCGCCTCGGCTGCCCTCGCTGGAGTCGGACGAAGTTTCTCGCGACGAGAGGGGCCTCATCAATAAGGTCCTCGCCGGGAAATACCTCGTGCGGAGCATCATCGGTTCGGGCGGTGTCGGCACCGTGTACGAAGCGATCGATCGTGCGCTGCGGCGCACGGTCGCGATCAAAGTGCCACACAAGACGGCCACCGATGTGATCCTGCAGCGTTTCCTTCGCGAGGGGCGCGCAGGTGCGGCTATTGCGCACCCTAACGTATGTGCGCTCTTCGATGTAGGCCCGCTCGAAGATGGGACCCCGTTCCTGGTCATGGAACGTCTCTTCGGTGACACACTGGCTGACCGGTTGGAGAAGCAGCCCAAGCTGGATTTACCCAGCGTCATCACGATTATGACGCAGGTGCTCAGCGGCCTTCACGCCGCGCATGCGCAAGGCATCGTGCACCGTGACATGAAGCCGGAGAACATCTTCGTGTGCCGCCCCGTCGGGGGCGAGGCCTTGGTGAAGGTGCTCGACTTTGGCGCATCCAAGCTCGACGGCTTTTTGCTCAGCGAAGACGAAGGCCTCGACGCGCTCACCGCAACCGGATACGCGGTGGGCACTCCTTATTATATGGCCCCCGAGCAAGCGCGCGGCGAGATGGACCCGGACGGGCGGCTCGACATCTTCGCGTGCGGCACGATCATCTACGAGGCGCTCACCGGGGTGCGGCCCTTCGAGGGCAACCACTTCAGCGAGATCTTCAAGGCCATTGCCGCGGCGAGTCCCAAACCGATCCGCAGCCTCGACCCGAGCCTGCCTGAGGCGCTCACCAAAGTGCTGGCGCGTGCGATGGCACCGCAACGGGAGTCGCGGTACCCCACGGCAGGAGCGTTCTCGCGTGCGCTGGAGTCCCTGAAGCACGCCACCGCGGACTCGAAGCCGCAGCCGGAGGAGCCGACGAGCGAGCGGCTCGCCTACCTACGCCAGCGCTTTCACGAGCTCGCCGTTCTGTACCGCAAGGGCTCTGCCGGAACAGGGGCGCCGGCGGGCCTGGGGGGACAAGCTGCGTCGGGGGTGCGTGCATCGACGGCCCCGGGCGATGGCTCGGCGGAGATCCCGGTGTTCTTCGACGAGGAGGCGCCTTCGTCGCCGTCCTACATCCCCCCGGCGGCGTACCAAAGTGGCGGCGTCGCGAGTGTGCACGAGGAAACGTCGCGATCGCGCATCCTCACGGAGCGCGATCCGATTGGGCCGCCGCGCGATCCTTAG
- a CDS encoding VWA domain-containing protein, which produces MSFLSFALFALGLTTAACGSGRDDSTFNNSNATDDPTKQDPGGSFGSDPLGPGGVFSACVTSATDAALTPANLVIMYDRSGSMGDTNNSPPFDPKLKWIPVSTGMKAFLADPGSKSMNASIQFFPLGDTNDTAEQVCSYNYADPEVKLTPLSESTPLVTAINTTRPQGGTPTLPALRGAVSYAKSVAATKPRDATVVVLVTDGEPGISVDGKLSEGCPNNNIPTVAKTARDAYLNAPSIRTYVIGVGPALDSLNAVAAAGGTEAALMIDVRDPSATTGLFQKALERIRSQTLSCDFAIPPPPAGRTLDPKQVNVVYSAGAKHQVLSYSKDCANGAGWRYDNPDAPTKITLCPTMCTGVQSDRDGKLTLAFGCATQVDVR; this is translated from the coding sequence GTGTCATTCTTGTCCTTTGCGCTCTTCGCGCTTGGCCTGACCACTGCCGCATGTGGCAGCGGAAGGGACGATTCGACATTCAACAATAGCAACGCCACGGACGATCCGACGAAGCAGGATCCGGGAGGAAGCTTCGGCAGCGATCCGCTAGGCCCCGGAGGCGTCTTCTCCGCGTGCGTGACGTCGGCCACCGATGCCGCGCTCACGCCGGCCAATCTGGTCATCATGTACGACCGATCGGGAAGCATGGGCGATACGAACAACAGCCCACCCTTCGATCCCAAGTTGAAGTGGATCCCGGTGAGCACCGGCATGAAGGCCTTTCTGGCCGATCCCGGATCGAAATCGATGAACGCATCGATCCAATTCTTTCCGCTCGGCGACACCAATGACACCGCGGAACAGGTTTGCTCCTACAACTATGCCGATCCGGAGGTGAAACTCACACCGCTTTCGGAGTCGACGCCGCTGGTCACCGCCATCAACACGACGCGGCCACAAGGCGGCACGCCCACCTTGCCGGCGCTGCGAGGCGCTGTTTCGTACGCGAAAAGCGTCGCGGCGACGAAGCCGCGGGATGCCACGGTGGTCGTCTTGGTGACGGACGGCGAGCCGGGCATCTCCGTCGATGGCAAGCTCTCCGAAGGTTGCCCAAACAACAATATTCCGACGGTCGCCAAAACCGCGCGCGACGCCTATTTGAACGCGCCGTCGATCCGCACGTACGTCATCGGCGTGGGGCCGGCACTGGACAGCTTGAACGCCGTCGCCGCCGCGGGAGGAACGGAGGCAGCCCTCATGATCGACGTGCGCGATCCGTCGGCCACCACGGGACTCTTTCAGAAGGCGCTCGAACGCATTCGTTCGCAGACGCTCTCGTGTGACTTTGCCATTCCGCCACCGCCCGCAGGACGCACGCTCGATCCCAAGCAGGTGAACGTCGTCTACTCGGCGGGTGCCAAGCACCAAGTCCTTTCGTACAGCAAAGACTGCGCGAATGGCGCGGGCTGGCGCTATGACAATCCGGACGCGCCGACGAAGATCACGTTGTGCCCGACGATGTGCACGGGCGTGCAGTCGGACCGCGATGGAAAGCTGACCCTTGCGTTCGGGTGTGCGACGCAGGTGGATGTGAGGTAA
- a CDS encoding sigma 54-interacting transcriptional regulator yields MSPAQPQPSELAYALAGWTLLERAGEGATAEVWRAKRTDDGAMAALKIVHDANIARGEAEIVAHLGRVWGPRWLDAGALPGGGGWFLATTWVEGAPLDPAKVRALAPPERASAAARVALGVARGLAELHEAGVRHGDVKPSNIVTDGARATLVDLGLATVSSARPRGGTPHYASPELRERPDSAGPEADLFALGVVLSELLDGLPCEAAHWAEALVSTVPGARPSAAWIAERARRVLGDAEAEPAALACARIRRAYLAVRPRDIVAGARVGEGMGLPGEWLREAIRAMPPSPVAVPPTTVGPLSALGRARWLVALVGPSAAAWPLRDEVLGGDAELAQRMFALAAHAPPASWTLDDLAPAGQAGTVSRPAWDEGEASERVAALVAEMERPRPDARAIASAEDAIAVDGAPPTLVLSTADALLRAGEIGRAWTALAHAHGDAAEWRRAELARRRGDRAEAERIALTLAQGSAGEVAHRARAIAARLAWDAGDLAQAEQRLHGARGVAAAEVQALIAYRRGTFAAGRQILEEAMAIAHDGTASARLTATLGYIEHADGRSAKSAAAFARAAELAAQSGAVVEEATYLTGLAAAASDEGDIARALASATRAALLWERLGRRSDSARAWLARAATLATVGAVHAADEAAAEAIHRAESSGDRDAAAYARWAIVETREPGDPRARDEALRAFRELQPGRAPSDMARATARLVVWAPDAVDRSSLEAIDAASLAGPVRWEWWGARAASSFPAPPSTLSELVALLEIPAPLCVRGPALFAAVRLATERGDGDAARRFELARTAAARTLREHTPSEYRATVETLAWAKLDAVTAGVPEFTLAPAQLEQLATIVRVLGSRDRLRPLLEQVLDTMVLWSGVERGLLLLRAPDDRLVPRAARNLARRDLTGEQLSLSHSLARKAMETGDAVIATDAFSTLAEAHASVHALRLRSVLAVPLIARGETLGVVYLDDRVRRGAFGAREIAWVRLVASQAAMAIADARDQVLLRRAVRRAERAQRELARLLGEKEAELFATRAELRTVRGETRYPYDAIAGRSEPIRSMLHIVDRVTTSDIPVLLVGESGTGKELVARAMHTNGSRKDRPFISENCAAVPEPLLESTLFGHVRGAFTGAVATRAGLFDVADGGTFFLDEVGEMPLSMQKKLLRVLQEGEVRPVGSDRVRKVDVRVICATHRDLAAMVEAKLFREDLFYRLNVITVRVPPLRERPDDIQLLVDHFLAKHATRKIRITKAAMDRLVAYPWPGNVRQLENEIRRAVVLADDRIDVAELSQEIARGGPGAARGAGVGLRSRVDALEAELVRDALDRTHGNQTKAAEMLGLSRFGLQKMMRRLNVRIGNG; encoded by the coding sequence ATGTCGCCTGCACAACCGCAGCCATCTGAGTTGGCGTACGCGCTGGCCGGGTGGACGTTGCTGGAGCGGGCAGGCGAGGGCGCCACGGCCGAGGTATGGCGGGCGAAGCGCACCGACGACGGCGCCATGGCGGCGCTGAAGATCGTCCATGATGCGAACATCGCGCGCGGTGAGGCCGAGATCGTCGCGCACCTCGGGCGGGTGTGGGGGCCGCGCTGGCTCGATGCGGGCGCCCTTCCCGGTGGCGGAGGCTGGTTTCTCGCGACGACGTGGGTCGAGGGTGCGCCGCTCGATCCGGCCAAGGTGCGGGCGCTGGCTCCCCCCGAACGCGCGAGCGCGGCCGCCCGCGTGGCCTTGGGGGTCGCGCGGGGACTCGCCGAGTTGCACGAGGCGGGCGTGCGGCACGGCGACGTGAAGCCGTCCAACATCGTGACCGACGGCGCGCGCGCGACCTTGGTCGATCTGGGGTTGGCCACCGTATCGAGTGCACGCCCGCGCGGCGGGACGCCGCACTATGCGTCGCCCGAGCTTCGCGAGCGGCCCGATTCGGCGGGCCCGGAGGCGGACTTGTTCGCGCTGGGCGTCGTTCTGTCCGAGTTGCTCGACGGCCTGCCGTGCGAAGCGGCGCACTGGGCGGAGGCGCTCGTGTCGACGGTGCCAGGGGCACGGCCCTCCGCCGCATGGATCGCCGAACGCGCGCGCCGCGTTCTCGGTGATGCGGAGGCAGAGCCCGCGGCGCTGGCGTGCGCGCGCATCCGGCGCGCTTACCTTGCCGTGCGCCCACGCGATATCGTGGCCGGTGCGCGGGTGGGCGAGGGCATGGGCCTTCCCGGCGAGTGGCTGCGCGAGGCCATCCGCGCGATGCCTCCGTCTCCCGTCGCGGTGCCCCCGACGACCGTGGGGCCTCTTTCGGCCCTGGGACGCGCACGTTGGCTCGTGGCCTTGGTCGGCCCCAGCGCGGCCGCGTGGCCTCTTCGCGACGAGGTGCTCGGTGGCGATGCCGAGCTCGCGCAGCGCATGTTCGCGCTCGCCGCCCATGCGCCGCCGGCGTCGTGGACACTCGACGATCTCGCGCCCGCGGGCCAAGCCGGCACCGTGTCACGCCCTGCATGGGACGAGGGGGAAGCCTCCGAGCGCGTGGCCGCCCTCGTGGCCGAAATGGAGCGGCCGCGCCCGGATGCGCGCGCGATCGCGTCCGCGGAGGATGCCATCGCGGTGGATGGCGCCCCGCCGACCCTCGTCCTTTCCACCGCCGATGCGCTGCTTCGCGCGGGCGAAATCGGTCGCGCCTGGACGGCGCTCGCGCACGCGCATGGCGACGCGGCCGAGTGGCGTCGTGCCGAGCTCGCGCGGCGTCGTGGCGATCGCGCCGAGGCGGAGCGCATCGCGCTCACCCTCGCGCAGGGTTCGGCGGGGGAGGTTGCGCATCGGGCGCGCGCCATTGCCGCACGCCTCGCATGGGACGCGGGCGATCTCGCGCAGGCCGAACAGCGCCTCCACGGCGCACGCGGTGTGGCCGCCGCCGAAGTGCAGGCGCTCATCGCCTACCGGCGCGGGACGTTCGCCGCGGGCCGGCAGATCCTCGAGGAGGCCATGGCCATCGCGCACGACGGCACGGCGTCGGCCCGCCTCACCGCGACCCTCGGCTACATCGAGCACGCCGATGGCCGCTCCGCCAAGAGCGCGGCCGCCTTCGCGCGCGCCGCGGAGCTCGCGGCGCAATCCGGCGCCGTCGTCGAGGAGGCCACGTACCTCACCGGCCTCGCCGCCGCGGCCTCCGACGAAGGGGACATCGCCCGCGCGCTCGCCAGCGCCACGCGCGCCGCGCTCCTGTGGGAACGACTCGGCCGCCGCAGCGATTCGGCGCGTGCGTGGCTCGCCCGTGCGGCGACCCTCGCCACCGTGGGCGCCGTGCACGCGGCGGACGAAGCCGCCGCCGAGGCCATTCACCGCGCCGAAAGCTCCGGCGATCGCGATGCCGCGGCCTACGCCCGCTGGGCCATCGTCGAGACGCGCGAACCCGGCGACCCGCGTGCCCGCGACGAAGCCCTCCGCGCCTTCCGCGAGCTGCAACCCGGGCGCGCCCCCTCGGACATGGCCCGCGCCACCGCGCGCCTGGTCGTCTGGGCCCCCGACGCCGTCGATCGCTCGAGCCTCGAGGCCATCGACGCGGCCTCGCTCGCGGGCCCCGTGCGCTGGGAATGGTGGGGTGCCCGCGCGGCATCGTCGTTCCCCGCGCCGCCCTCGACCCTGTCGGAGCTGGTCGCCCTCCTCGAGATCCCCGCACCGCTCTGCGTCCGCGGTCCCGCGCTCTTCGCGGCCGTGCGCCTCGCCACCGAGCGCGGCGACGGCGATGCCGCACGCCGCTTCGAGCTCGCCCGCACCGCCGCAGCCCGTACCTTGCGCGAGCACACCCCGTCCGAGTACCGCGCCACCGTCGAAACGCTGGCGTGGGCCAAACTCGATGCCGTCACCGCGGGCGTCCCCGAGTTCACCTTGGCGCCCGCCCAACTGGAGCAACTGGCCACCATCGTGCGCGTCCTCGGCTCGCGCGATCGCCTTCGCCCGCTCCTCGAGCAAGTGCTCGACACCATGGTCCTCTGGTCCGGCGTCGAGCGCGGCCTCCTGCTCCTGCGCGCGCCCGATGACCGCCTCGTACCCCGCGCCGCGCGCAACTTGGCCCGTCGCGATCTCACCGGCGAGCAGCTCTCCCTCTCGCACAGCCTTGCGCGCAAGGCCATGGAGACCGGCGACGCGGTCATCGCCACCGACGCCTTCTCCACCTTGGCCGAGGCGCACGCCTCCGTGCACGCCCTTCGCCTGCGCAGCGTTCTCGCCGTACCCCTCATCGCACGCGGCGAGACCCTCGGCGTCGTCTACCTCGATGACCGCGTTCGCCGCGGAGCCTTCGGTGCGCGCGAAATCGCATGGGTGCGCTTGGTCGCCAGCCAGGCCGCCATGGCCATCGCCGACGCCCGTGATCAAGTACTTCTCAGGCGCGCCGTGCGCCGTGCCGAGCGCGCCCAGCGCGAACTCGCCCGCCTCCTCGGCGAAAAAGAAGCCGAGCTTTTCGCCACCCGCGCCGAGCTTCGCACCGTTCGCGGCGAAACGCGGTATCCGTACGACGCCATTGCCGGCCGCAGCGAACCGATTCGCAGCATGCTGCACATCGTCGACCGCGTGACCACGAGCGACATCCCGGTCTTGCTCGTGGGCGAGTCGGGCACCGGCAAAGAGCTGGTTGCCCGCGCAATGCATACGAACGGCTCGCGCAAGGACCGTCCTTTCATCTCGGAAAATTGCGCTGCCGTTCCCGAGCCCCTCCTCGAGTCGACGCTCTTCGGCCATGTCCGCGGAGCCTTCACCGGCGCGGTCGCCACCCGGGCAGGTCTCTTCGACGTGGCCGATGGCGGCACATTTTTCCTCGACGAAGTGGGCGAAATGCCTCTCTCGATGCAGAAAAAGCTCCTGCGCGTCCTCCAAGAAGGGGAGGTGCGCCCCGTCGGCAGCGACCGCGTTCGCAAGGTCGACGTGCGGGTCATCTGCGCCACCCATCGCGATCTGGCCGCAATGGTCGAGGCAAAACTCTTTCGCGAGGATCTCTTTTATCGACTCAATGTCATTACCGTCCGCGTCCCGCCTCTCCGCGAGCGTCCGGACGATATTCAGCTCCTGGTCGACCACTTTCTCGCAAAACACGCCACGCGAAAAATCCGCATTACCAAGGCCGCGATGGACCGTCTCGTGGCCTATCCGTGGCCAGGCAACGTTCGACAGCTCGAGAACGAGATACGGCGCGCCGTTGTCCTTGCGGACGATCGCATCGACGTGGCCGAGCTTTCACAGGAAATCGCACGCGGAGGCCCTGGCGCCGCGCGAGGTGCTGGCGTTGGGCTGCGCTCGCGGGTCGATGCGCTCGAAGCGGAGCTCGTGCGTGACGCCCTCGACCGTACCCACGGAAACCAGACCAAAGCGGCAGAGATGCTCGGGCTTTCTCGTTTTGGCTTGCAGAAAATGATGAGACGGCTCAACGTCCGCATCGGGAACGGCTAG
- a CDS encoding zinc metalloprotease: protein MRNKVGIAWAGCVMGLGAVLTVAGCSSADEAAQDDTAADDSELTARGGHKRSCGTRNVDDIEQDRVNQAMAARASNLVAPAATTTINVYFHVINKGSGIANGDVPQSQIDQQIAVLNSSYGGQTGGVGTNFRFVLASVDRTTNATWYTVGYGSSAETQMKNALRRGGARDLNFYTANLGGGLLGWATFPQDYSQDPKDDGVIVLFSSLPGGSAAPYNEGDTGTHEIGHWLGLYHTFQGGCTKTNDSVSDTPAEKSAAYGCPTSRNTCSGSRYPGNDPITNFMDYTDDDCMNGFTTGQSTRMDNMVATYR from the coding sequence ATGCGCAACAAGGTCGGAATCGCTTGGGCGGGATGCGTGATGGGGTTGGGCGCGGTGTTGACCGTGGCCGGCTGCAGTTCGGCGGACGAGGCGGCGCAGGACGACACGGCGGCGGATGACAGTGAGCTGACCGCACGGGGTGGCCACAAGCGAAGCTGTGGCACCCGCAACGTGGATGACATCGAACAAGATCGCGTGAACCAGGCCATGGCGGCGCGGGCGAGCAACTTGGTTGCGCCGGCGGCGACCACGACCATCAACGTGTACTTCCACGTGATCAACAAAGGGTCGGGCATCGCCAATGGCGACGTGCCGCAATCCCAGATCGACCAGCAAATCGCGGTGCTCAATTCGTCGTACGGCGGGCAGACGGGCGGCGTGGGGACGAACTTCCGCTTCGTGCTGGCCAGCGTCGACCGCACGACCAATGCAACTTGGTACACGGTGGGCTACGGCTCCTCGGCCGAGACGCAAATGAAGAATGCGCTCCGCAGGGGCGGCGCGCGGGATCTCAACTTCTACACCGCGAACCTCGGCGGCGGCCTTCTAGGCTGGGCGACGTTCCCGCAAGATTACTCCCAGGATCCGAAGGACGATGGCGTGATCGTGCTCTTCTCGTCCCTGCCCGGCGGCAGCGCGGCACCGTACAACGAGGGCGACACGGGCACGCACGAGATCGGCCACTGGCTGGGCCTGTACCACACGTTCCAGGGCGGCTGCACCAAGACGAACGACTCCGTTTCCGACACGCCCGCGGAGAAGTCGGCCGCCTACGGATGCCCGACGAGCCGCAACACCTGCTCCGGCTCCCGCTACCCAGGCAACGATCCGATCACGAACTTCATGGACTACACCGACGACGACTGCATGAACGGCTTCACCACCGGCCAGTCGACCCGCATGGACAACATGGTCGCCACGTACCGCTAA